A segment of the Peptococcaceae bacterium 1198_IL3148 genome:
AACACCATATGTAATTAGATCTGGAGACACCTACTTTGCCTTGGCACAACGGTTCAACACCACTGTGGATGCCATTAGAAATGCTAACCCAAATGTTGACCCCAACAACCTACGGGTGGGGCAAACCATCTGTATACCTGAGGGCAATGGACCTCAGCCCGGCAGATGCCCTGCCGGCACAACACCATATGTAGTTAGATCTGGAGACACCTACTTTGCCTTGGCACAACGGTTCAACACCACTGTGGATGCCATTAGAAATGCTAACCCAAATGTTGACCCCAACAACCTACAGGTGGGGCAAACCATCTGTATACCTGGGGGCAATGGACCTCAGCCCGGCAGATGCCCTGCCGGCACAACACCATATGTAATTAGATCCGGAGACACTTTCTTCTCCTTGGCACAGCGGTTTAACACCACCGTCGAGGCCATTCAAGCCGCTAACCCGGGGGTAAACCCCAACAGGCTACAAGTGGGCCAAGAAATCTGCATTCCAAGGAGTTAATTGATATAAAATATGGAACTGGTTTTTGCCAGTTCCATATTTTATTTACTGTAGAAGCCCACAATGGCCAGTAAATCTTTGCCATAATCGGCTAGTTTTTTCGGGCCGATGCCCGATATAGAACCGAGTTTTTCCAGCGAGTGGGGCTTTTTAATCGCTATTTCCACCAACACCCGGTCGTGAAAAAACATAAATGGCGGTTGTTGATTCTTGCGGGCCAAACTGCTGCGGTACTCTTTCAAGGCATTTAGCAAAGTTTCATCCGGTGCTACCTTGGGCCGGTTAGAAAATTCACTGGGTATTTTAATATCACCCTTAGTCTTTACCGGGGCCGCCGGTATGGGTAACGGGTTACCCAAGGAAAGGGCCTCCCAACCCTTGGAAGTTAGCTCCAGCACCGGATACTGCTCACCACTGGACAGTAAATACCCATCGCCCAGCAGACGATCAATCATCGCCAACAGTTCAGGGCCTGATCGATTTCTTAATTTGCCGTAATGCGTCAGCAGATGATAATCCCGTTCGGTAATATCCTTCGCTTTGGAACCTTGTAAAATGGCAGCCAGTTTTTTCCGTCCCACTCCCCGAACCATTTGTTGCACACAGCGCAAAATCTCCAACGGCTCAAAGGACACATCTTGCTGGTCTTGCTGATCGCAGTTGTTGCAACAACGTTCTGGTTTATCGGTTACCTTTTCACCAAAGTACTCCAACAACATTTCTCGGCGGCAAATCCCGGCATGCACCCAATTAACCAGGTAGGAGAGCTTACTGCGCCGATCGGTACCGCGCCGTTGGGACTCTTGCAACACCGCTTGACAAATGGCCGGGCTCATTTCCACCGGGCCCATTTCCACCTCTAAGTATTCGGAGTTTCTTTCTAGCATGGTGATGACACCATGACGCTCCAGCGCCCCCACCACCAGACGCAACCTGTTGTCATCCAACCCGGCAGCATCCAATTCCGCAGGATTTAACAGTGACCGACCGTTGTTTAAATTCCTTTGATAGGCCTTCCAAAAAATGACCAAATGTTCCCGGGTGATGGCGTCGTTTTCTATCATCCATTCCTGCAGTGCTTTGTCTCTGGCAGCATAGAGCAATACACATTTAGCCGGTTGGCCATCCCGGCCAGCCCTGCCCACCTCTTGATAATAGGCTTCAATACTGGCTGGCATGCTAAAATGAATCACATATCGAATATCCTGCTTATCTATTCCCATGCCAAAGGCATTTGTGGCCACCACCACTGAATATTGGTCATTGATAAACCCATCCTGTACCGCTGCCCGCTGATCTGGGTCCATACCTGCATGGTAAGGGGCAGCTTTCATCCCCAGTTGCGAAATTAAAAATTGTGCCACCGCTTCGCTATCTTTGCGGGTAGCGGTATACACAATACCACTGCCCTTTTCACCCACCAATATCTCTGCCAATGCCTGCAATTTGGCTTTGCCATTATCAACCTTTTGAGCCGATAAGTACAGGTTGGGGCGGTCACTGCCGGCCACAACCCTGGTGGCATTTTCTATGCCCAACTGTTTTAAAATATCCTGTTGTACCTTTAGGGTGGCAGTGGCAGTTAAGGCCAACACTTTAGGGCGTTTACTGATACTGTTCACAAATTCCTTGATATATAAATAATCCGGTCTAAAGTCATGACCCCATTGCGAAATGCAATGGGCTTCATCAATTACCAGCAACTCTAGGGGCAAGTTGGGTAAAAGGTTGCTAAAACTTCTGGTGCGCAACCTTTCTGGAGCGATGTAGACCAGTTTATACTCACCCCGCTTAATACCGTTAAGCCGCTCTTTGTGCTCCTCAGCAGTCAGTTGACTATTTAAATAAGTGACCTGATGCAAATTTCTGGTATGTAAGCTATCCACCTGATCCTTCATTAATGCCACCAATGGTGAAATTACCAACGTTACCCCAGGAAGCATTAGCCCGGGCAGCTGATAACACAGTGACTTACCGCGCCCAGTGGGCATCACCGCCATCACATCATGTCCAGTTAACACCTGATCAATTACCTCTCGCTGTCCAGGGCGAAACTCAGAAAAGCCAAAATATTTATGTAATGCCGTCAGTAATTCAGCCATGTGCACTCTCCTTAAAAAAAACAATTCTTTAACATTAATATTTTAACCCGCCATTAACCACTTGTCCAATTTAATAGGTTGTGAGCAATCTCACACCGGTATTATGACATAAATCATATCCGAATTTTATTTAACTAGGTATAATTTAACCATCGTCAAGCGACGCGAACAAATTGGAAAAACAATTTCAAATACATCAGGAGGGATTATTACATGTTATCATTCTTTACCAAAGACAAAAAAGAGCAAGAAAAAATGGATATGTTCTGCTACCAATGTGAGCAAACCCCTAAAGGCGGTTGCAAAAAAATTGGTGTGTGTGGCAAAACTCCAGACCTAGCCAGTTTGCAAGACACCATCATTTTTGGCTTAAAGGGTGTGTCAGCTTATGCTACCCACGCCAGACAGTTGGGATACACCGACCCCGATGTTGACGCCATCACCCATGAAGCTCTATATTCAACATTGACCAACGTAAACTTCAACCTACAAGAGACCGTTGACATGGCATTAAAAGTGGGTAGTGCCACCGTTAAAGTGATGGAGCTGCTGGATAAAGCCCATACCGACCGCTTTGGTATTCCACAACCAATTAATGTATCTTCAAATAAAATTGAAGGTAAATGCATTGTAGTCACCGGACATAACCTGTTTGCACTGGAAGAACTGCTTAAACAATCTGAAGGTAAAGGGGTCAACATTTACACTCACTCAGAAATGTTGCCTGCCCACGGTTACCCAGAGCTGAAAAAATACAAACACTTAAAGGGTAACATCGGTAAATCATGGTTTGATCAAAGAAAGCTGTTTGAAGAATTTCCCGGTGCCATTCTGGCCACCACCAACTGTGTAATGCCCATTAAAGGCAGTTACTCTGACCGTTTCTTCTCCTATGACCTGACTGGTCTTGAGGGAGTAACCAAAATTGAAAACGATGACTTTACTCCATTGATTGAAAAGGCACTGTCGTTGCCAGCAGCCAATGTTCAATCTGACAAAACTCTGTTAACCGGTTTCCACCACCAAACTGTGTTGGGTCTGGCACCGGAAATCATTGAGGCAGTAAAAGCTGGCAAGATTAAACGTTTCTTTGTGATCGCTGGTTGTGATGCCCCTGGTAAAGGTAACGACTACTACAGAGAACTGGCCACCTCTTTGCCAAAGGAATGTGTTATTTTAACCACCTCTTGTGGTAAATTCAGATTTAACGACGTGGATTACGGTAACGTTCCGGGCACCAACATTCCTCGCTACATTGACCTTGGTCAATGCAACAACTCGGTATCGGCAGTGAAAATTGCGTTGGCTCTGGCAGAGGCCTTTAACTGCACCGTTAACGAACTGCCATTAACCATTGTATTGTCATGGTTCGAACAAAAGGCGGTGGCCATCCTGCTGGGACTGTTCAGCTTAGGGGTACAAAACATTTACATTGGCGCTAAGGCACCAGAATTTATCACCCCCGGTGTACTGGGAGTGCTACAAAATACCTTTAACTTAAAATTAATCGGTGATGCTAAAACCGATCTGGCAGAAATGTTGAAGTAACACCGCAAAGGGAGAATCATGACGATTCTCCCTTTACTTTTTTATGCTCGGCGTACTTTGTAATCATTTCTTTGCAGTTCGCCAATCAACTTTTCCAAGTGATTATTGTCGTGGGTTTCCAAAACAAAGTCAACCCGGGATGAGTTTAATTCAGCCTCACTGGTAATGCGGTTATGGTGTATTTCCACAATATTTGCGCCCAGCTCAGAGATGATTTTGAGCATATTTTGTAAACTGCCCGGCCTATCTGGCAAAATCGTGGTAAGCTCGGTTTTACGCCCGGCTTTAGCCAGGCCTTTATCTATTATTCTAGATAGCACATTAACGTCGATATTGCCCCCGCTAAGCACAGCCACTACTTTTTTACCGGGCATATTTAAGCAACCGTTAATCATCGCCGCCATTGGCACCGCACCGGAGCCCTCGGTTACTAGTTTAAACCGTTCCAGCAATAATAGCATGGCCTTGGCAATTTCATCCTCTTCCACAGTAATATAATCATCCACATACTGTTGGACTATTTGATAGGTCAAATCACCCGGCGTTTTAACAGCTATGCCGTCGGCTATGGTGGCGGCACTTTTTAATGTAATTGGTTCATGATGCTTAATGGATTCTTTCATCGAGGGGGCATTGGCTGCCTCCACCCCAATAATTTTTATTTGCGGATTAATGGCTTTGGCGGCCAAAGCCACTCCGGCAATTAGCCCACCACCGCCAATGGGAACCATAATGGCATCGGCATCGGGCAGTTCCTCCA
Coding sequences within it:
- a CDS encoding ATP-dependent DNA helicase RecQ, with the translated sequence MAELLTALHKYFGFSEFRPGQREVIDQVLTGHDVMAVMPTGRGKSLCYQLPGLMLPGVTLVISPLVALMKDQVDSLHTRNLHQVTYLNSQLTAEEHKERLNGIKRGEYKLVYIAPERLRTRSFSNLLPNLPLELLVIDEAHCISQWGHDFRPDYLYIKEFVNSISKRPKVLALTATATLKVQQDILKQLGIENATRVVAGSDRPNLYLSAQKVDNGKAKLQALAEILVGEKGSGIVYTATRKDSEAVAQFLISQLGMKAAPYHAGMDPDQRAAVQDGFINDQYSVVVATNAFGMGIDKQDIRYVIHFSMPASIEAYYQEVGRAGRDGQPAKCVLLYAARDKALQEWMIENDAITREHLVIFWKAYQRNLNNGRSLLNPAELDAAGLDDNRLRLVVGALERHGVITMLERNSEYLEVEMGPVEMSPAICQAVLQESQRRGTDRRSKLSYLVNWVHAGICRREMLLEYFGEKVTDKPERCCNNCDQQDQQDVSFEPLEILRCVQQMVRGVGRKKLAAILQGSKAKDITERDYHLLTHYGKLRNRSGPELLAMIDRLLGDGYLLSSGEQYPVLELTSKGWEALSLGNPLPIPAAPVKTKGDIKIPSEFSNRPKVAPDETLLNALKEYRSSLARKNQQPPFMFFHDRVLVEIAIKKPHSLEKLGSISGIGPKKLADYGKDLLAIVGFYSK
- the hcp gene encoding hydroxylamine reductase, whose protein sequence is MFCYQCEQTPKGGCKKIGVCGKTPDLASLQDTIIFGLKGVSAYATHARQLGYTDPDVDAITHEALYSTLTNVNFNLQETVDMALKVGSATVKVMELLDKAHTDRFGIPQPINVSSNKIEGKCIVVTGHNLFALEELLKQSEGKGVNIYTHSEMLPAHGYPELKKYKHLKGNIGKSWFDQRKLFEEFPGAILATTNCVMPIKGSYSDRFFSYDLTGLEGVTKIENDDFTPLIEKALSLPAANVQSDKTLLTGFHHQTVLGLAPEIIEAVKAGKIKRFFVIAGCDAPGKGNDYYRELATSLPKECVILTTSCGKFRFNDVDYGNVPGTNIPRYIDLGQCNNSVSAVKIALALAEAFNCTVNELPLTIVLSWFEQKAVAILLGLFSLGVQNIYIGAKAPEFITPGVLGVLQNTFNLKLIGDAKTDLAEMLK
- the ilvA gene encoding threonine ammonia-lyase; translated protein: MHQISLQDIEKAREVLADVVKKTDIITSPINDLCSSEVYLKLENLQRTGSFKVRGAYNKINSLTPEQREKGVIASSAGNHAQGVALAAQEFGIKATIVMPETAPLAKISATRGYGAEVVLSGFVYDDAYAKAVEIQQKTGAVFIHPFNDPAVIAGQGTVALEILEELPDADAIMVPIGGGGLIAGVALAAKAINPQIKIIGVEAANAPSMKESIKHHEPITLKSAATIADGIAVKTPGDLTYQIVQQYVDDYITVEEDEIAKAMLLLLERFKLVTEGSGAVPMAAMINGCLNMPGKKVVAVLSGGNIDVNVLSRIIDKGLAKAGRKTELTTILPDRPGSLQNMLKIISELGANIVEIHHNRITSEAELNSSRVDFVLETHDNNHLEKLIGELQRNDYKVRRA